The following are encoded in a window of Bos indicus isolate NIAB-ARS_2022 breed Sahiwal x Tharparkar chromosome 7, NIAB-ARS_B.indTharparkar_mat_pri_1.0, whole genome shotgun sequence genomic DNA:
- the PCSK4 gene encoding proprotein convertase subtilisin/kexin type 4 isoform X11: MTASRKTTQTSGPTTIPWPAMTSMTTTQTPSLDTHPVMRTGTGPAVPGKWRQWQTTGSVVRASPTTPALEAGRARGTGRVSSEAAAAAHAGVRMLDGTITDVIEAQSLSLQPQHIHIYSASWGPEDDGRTVDGPGILTREAFRRGVTKGRGGLGTLFIWASGNGGLHYDNCNCDGYTNSIHTLSVGSTTQQGHVPWYSEACASTLTTTYSSGVATDPQIVTTDLHHQCTDKHTGTSASAPLAAGMIALALEANPLLTWRDMQHLVVRASRPAQLQAEDWRTNGAGRRVSHHYGYGLLDAALLVGLARSWLPTQPQKKCVIHIVHTRTRPAGEALAPIPILPVMHVRKNVSACAGHANSIRSLEHVQVQLSLSYSRRGDLEISLTSPMGTRSTLVAIRPFDVSSQGYNNWIFMSTHFWDEDPRGLWILGLENKGYYFNTGTLYRYTLLLYGTAEDMTARPSGPQVTSNACVQRDTEGLCQECHSPAYILGHLCLAYCPPRYFNHTQQAVTAGPGHSAVPAMRVCSSCHSSCYTCRGSSPLDCTACPPQSMLDEQQGSCSGLHPAEGHSHSTATACPYPHGPAQAVVLSLLAMAFGTPPPLPCSPHGLPAAMDGTP; encoded by the exons ATGACGGCATCGAGAAAGACCACCCAGACCTCTGGGCCAACTAC GATCCCCTGGCCAGCTATGACTTCAATGACTACGACCCAGACCCCCAGCCTCGATACACACCCAGTGATGAGAACCG GCACGGGACCCGCTGTGCCGGGGAAGTGGCGGCAATGGCAAACAACAGGTTCTGTGGTGCGGGCGTCGCCTACAACACCCGCATTGGAG GCGGGGAGAGCACGGGGCACAGGCAGGGTGTCCAGCGAGGCTGCAGCTGCTGCCCATGCAGGTGTGCGCATGCTGGATGGCACCATCACCGACGTGATTGAGGCCCAGTCGCTGAGCCTGCAGCCACAGCACATCCACATCTACAGCGCCAGCTGGGGCCCCGAGGATGACGGCCGCACGGTGGACGGCCCAGGCATCCTCACCCGAGAAGCCTTCAGGCGTGGAGTGACCAAG GGCCGAGGCGGGCTGGGCACCCTTTTCATCTGGGCATCAGGCAATGGCGGCCTGCACTATGACAACTGTAACTGCGACGGCTACACCAACAGCATCCACACGCTCTCAGTGGGCAGCACCACCCAGCAGGGCCATGTGCCCTGGTACAGTGAGGCCTGCGCCTCCACACTCACCACCACCTACAGCAGCGGTGTAGCCACGGACCCCCAGATC GTCACCACAGACCTGCACCACCAGTGCACGGACAAGCACACGGGGACCTCGGCCTCTGCCCCGCTGGCTGCGGGCATGATCGCTCTGGCTCTGGAGGCCAA CCCGCTCTTGACATGGAGGGACATGCAGCATTTGGTGGTCCGGGCGTCCAGGCCCGCGCAGCTGCAGGCGGAGGACTGGAGGACAAACGGCGCTGGGCGCCGAG TGAGCCACCACTATGGCTACGGGCTGCTGGACGCTGCGCTGCTGGTGGGCCTGGCTCGCTCCTGGCTGCCCACGCAGCCCCAGAAGAAATGTGTCATTCATATCGTGCACACCCGCAC CAGGCCAGCAGGAGAGGCCCTGGCCCCCATCCCCATCCTGCCGGTCATGCACGTGAGGAAGAATGTGTCGGCCTGCGCCGGCCACGCCAACTCCATCCGTTCGCTGGAGCACGTGCAGGTGCAGCTGTCCCTGTCCTACAGCCGCCGTGGGGACCTGGAGATCTCCCTCACCAGCCCCATGGGCACCCGCTCCACCCTCGTGGCCATCAG ACCCTTTGACGTCAGCAGCCAAGGCTACAACAACTGGATCTTCATGTCCACCCACTTCTGGGACGAAGACCCGCGGGGCTTGTGGATCCTGGGCCTGGAGAACAAGGGCTACTATTTCAACACAG GGACGCTGTACCGCTACACGCTGCTGCTCTACGGGACGGCTGAGGACATGACAGCGCGGCCCTCGGGCCCCCAGGTGACCAGCAACGCGTGTGTGCAGAGGGACACAGAGGGGCTGTGCCAGG AGTGCCACAGCCCCGCCTACATCCTGGGCCACCTTTGCCTCGCCTACTGCCCGCCAAGGTACTTCAACCACACCCAGCAGGCGGTGACCGCTGGACCCGGGCACTCAGCTGTGCCTGCCATGCGGGTCTGCTCCAGCTGCCACTCATCCTGTTACACCTGCCGAGGCAGCTCCCCGCTGGACTGCACTGCCTGCCCTCCACAGTCCATGCTGGACGAGCAGCAGGGCTCCTGCTCGGGCCTCCACCCCGCTGAGGGCCATTCCCACTCCACGGCGACTGCCTGTCCCTACCCCCATGGCCCAGCCCAGGCCGTGGTACTGTCCCTGCTGGCCATGGCATTTGGGACACCCCCTCCTCTGCCATGTTCTCCTCACGGGCTGCCTGCTGCCATGGATGGGACCCCCTAG